One window of Nymphaea colorata isolate Beijing-Zhang1983 chromosome 11, ASM883128v2, whole genome shotgun sequence genomic DNA carries:
- the LOC116264312 gene encoding probable CCR4-associated factor 1 homolog 7, which yields MSNNNVVVKHVWKDNFDVEMSIIRERAMIAHPFVSLTTRLMLCGERIPTGNGWGDSDTNYSGLQQATNRFRNIAQVGVALCDKLGRLPRCSESGRPCVWEFNLMPLEEAAINPEREDRFLEQFCGNVNAEQLRRQGIQPARMAAEIWRCSLLMKDKINWVVFKGGLDFAALLRWEKHGAQGLPVERKEFFRLLAIYFPVFYDMAAVMGFHPVADDGTIDVSARAINVWREDVPPHGAASDSLLALQMFVRMKMLKRGCVLLEKKARVLFGITSEQEANAVPTFNMAPF from the coding sequence ATGTCTAACAACAATGTTGTCGTCAAACACGTCTGGAAAGATAACTTCGACGTGGAGATGAGCATAATCAGGGAGAGGGCCATGATAGCTCACCCCTTCGTCTCCCTCACCACCCGACTTATGCTATGCGGAGAAAGGATCCCAACGGGAAACGGGTGGGGCGACTCTGACACCAACTATTCCGGCCTCCAGCAGGCGACCAACAGGTTCAGGAACATAGCGCAGGTGGGAGTTGCCCTGTGTGACAAACTAGGGAGGCTGCCACGCTGCAGCGAGAGCGGGAGGCCCTGCGTATGGGAGTTCAATCTCATGCCGCTGGAAGAAGCAGCCATTAATCCGGAAAGGGAGGATCGTTTCTTGGAGCAGTTCTGCGGCAACGTTAACGCCGAGCAGTTGAGGAGACAGGGAATCCAGCCGGCACGCATGGCCGCCGAGATCTGGCGCTGCAGCTTGCTCATGAAAGACAAGATCAATTGGGTGGTGTTCAAAGGCGGACTGGATTTCGCGGCGCTGCTGAGGTGGGAGAAGCACGGCGCTCAGGGCTTGCCGGTTGAGCGCAAGGAATTCTTTAGGCTGCTGGCTATTTACTTCCCGGTGTTCTACGACATGGCAGCGGTGATGGGTTTTCACCCGGTGGCCGACGACGGGACGATCGACGTCTCGGCCAGGGCGATTAACGTGTGGAGAGAAGACGTGCCTCCTCATGGAGCGGCATCGGACAGCCTGCTGGCGTTGCAAATGTTCGTGCGGATGAAGATGCTAAAAAGGGGCTGCGTCCTGCTGGAAAAGAAGGCGAGGGTGCTCTTTGGCATCACCTCCGAGCAAGAAGCTAACGCCGTGCCTACATTCAACATGGCACCTTTTTGA